A region from the Oceanidesulfovibrio marinus genome encodes:
- a CDS encoding HAD family hydrolase: MHLTLRNRPGHGNTFHPPGALKGLIFDCDGVLLDTLESNRIYYNAILEKLGLGSMAPEQLAYVHSHTAKESLEHIVPEDMRHRIPEALKQVVYARDILPYQKPMPLLREAMDFCKAAGLKMAVATNRFNTMDRVVQMFNLEQYFSHVMTARNTRAKPNPDPITHILHQWNVKPQEVAFVGDTDVDQLTARRAGVLFWAFGDESLLADAHIRDYRHFMDQLSRVLPACGCRYGK; the protein is encoded by the coding sequence ATGCATCTGACATTGCGCAACCGGCCCGGGCACGGCAACACGTTCCATCCGCCCGGGGCGCTCAAAGGACTCATCTTCGACTGCGACGGCGTGCTTCTGGACACGCTGGAGTCCAACCGCATCTACTATAATGCAATCCTGGAGAAGCTGGGCCTGGGCTCCATGGCGCCGGAGCAACTTGCCTACGTGCACAGCCATACGGCCAAGGAGTCTCTGGAGCACATCGTGCCTGAGGATATGCGCCATCGCATTCCCGAGGCGCTGAAGCAGGTGGTCTACGCGCGCGACATCCTGCCGTATCAGAAACCCATGCCCCTCCTGCGCGAGGCCATGGACTTCTGCAAGGCCGCAGGACTGAAGATGGCCGTGGCCACCAATCGTTTCAACACCATGGACCGCGTCGTGCAGATGTTCAATCTGGAGCAGTACTTCTCACATGTGATGACCGCACGGAATACCCGCGCCAAGCCCAACCCTGACCCGATCACGCACATCCTGCACCAGTGGAACGTGAAACCGCAGGAGGTCGCCTTTGTGGGCGACACGGACGTGGACCAGTTGACGGCGCGGCGAGCCGGTGTATTATTCTGGGCCTTTGGTGACGAGTCATTGCTTGCGGATGCGCACATACGCGATTATCGTCATTTCATGGACCAGCTTTCCCGAGTCCTGCCTGCGTGCGGATGCCGCTACGGGAAATGA
- a CDS encoding YggT family protein, translating to MFLFGNFLEGLATVLSIVLTAYFWIVIISALLSWVNPDPYNPIVRALRTLTEPVFYRIRRWLPFVMVGGFDLSPIIVLLAIQFLQVFLVRSLVQLAHTM from the coding sequence ATGTTCCTTTTTGGTAATTTTCTTGAGGGCTTGGCGACAGTCCTCAGTATCGTTCTGACGGCATATTTTTGGATCGTCATTATTTCGGCGCTTCTTTCGTGGGTGAACCCGGACCCGTACAACCCCATTGTGCGGGCGCTGCGAACTCTGACGGAGCCTGTCTTCTACCGCATCCGGCGATGGCTGCCGTTTGTCATGGTCGGTGGTTTCGACCTGTCTCCTATCATTGTCCTGCTCGCCATCCAGTTCCTGCAGGTTTTCCTCGTGCGTTCGCTGGTCCAGTTGGCGCATACGATGTAG
- a CDS encoding DUF167 domain-containing protein, protein MTASETSLNHSSRVAEMRPEYAHCAKSGDWLLDVWVQPGASRNEAVGLFQGRLKLKLSAPAVENKANKALVRYVAKTLGLKQRDVELVKGHTSRAKTLAIASQLEPAWDRLAPGDNG, encoded by the coding sequence TTGACAGCAAGCGAGACATCCCTCAACCACTCCTCGCGGGTCGCCGAAATGCGGCCCGAATACGCGCATTGTGCCAAGAGCGGCGACTGGCTGCTTGACGTATGGGTTCAGCCCGGTGCGTCCCGCAACGAAGCTGTGGGACTCTTCCAGGGTCGGCTCAAGCTCAAGCTCAGTGCTCCGGCCGTGGAGAACAAGGCCAACAAGGCCCTGGTTCGCTACGTGGCCAAAACGCTCGGGCTCAAGCAGCGCGATGTGGAGCTTGTCAAAGGCCATACCAGCCGAGCCAAGACTCTTGCTATCGCGTCTCAATTAGAACCCGCCTGGGACAGACTTGCCCCGGGTGATAACGGATAA
- a CDS encoding DUF465 domain-containing protein: MEQRDLDLLEKHREHDAELKALWEEHVFYEQQLQKLEGKNSLSPGEQSTIREIKKKKLSGKTKIQAILDRYRSTEN, encoded by the coding sequence ATGGAACAGCGTGATCTAGACCTGCTGGAGAAGCACAGGGAGCATGATGCGGAACTCAAAGCGCTTTGGGAAGAGCACGTATTCTACGAGCAACAGCTACAGAAGCTCGAAGGCAAAAACAGCCTCTCCCCCGGCGAACAGAGCACCATCAGAGAGATAAAGAAAAAGAAACTCAGCGGGAAAACCAAGATACAAGCCATATTGGACAGGTACCGCTCTACGGAGAACTAA
- the ilvB gene encoding biosynthetic-type acetolactate synthase large subunit, translated as MELTGADILLECLKREGVDVVFGFPGGAVIDIYDAIPRYSLRHVLVRHEQGAVHAADGYARASGKVGVALVTSGPGATNTVTGIANAYCDSIPMVVITGQVPTPLIGNDAFQEVDIVGITRPCTKHNYLVKDVDQLATVIRQAFYLARSGRPGPVLVDLPKDVVQAKTKFVYPKSVKMRSYNPTIKPNKLQLKKAVDMFLDAKRPLFYVGGGVISSNGSEELSWLARNLNIPVTATLMGLGAFPGDDPLFLGMLGMHGTYAANMGINNCDVMIAVGARFDDRVTGKLDAFAPEAKIVHVDIDPTSIRKNVRVDVPVVSDCLEALKGFKELAQARLDEKDWKKVHQPWVDQVQGWKVEHPLTYKIDPECNKDSGDGKIKPQFVVETIYELSKGDAIIATEVGQNQMWAAQFYHYNKPRTLLTSGGLGTMGYGFPAAIGAQLAFPDKLVVDIAGDGSIQMNIQELITAVCNDLPVKIVILNNTYLGMVRQWQELFYARNYCATCMDAQPDFVALAKAYGAEGYRITEPEDVKPVLQEAFALPKACIIDVRVTKEENVYPMVPAGASLTEMLLV; from the coding sequence ATGGAACTTACCGGAGCCGATATACTCCTCGAATGTTTGAAGCGCGAAGGCGTCGACGTCGTGTTCGGGTTTCCCGGCGGCGCTGTCATCGACATCTATGACGCTATTCCCCGCTACTCCCTACGCCACGTACTGGTACGCCACGAACAAGGCGCCGTACACGCAGCTGACGGGTATGCGCGCGCTTCCGGCAAAGTAGGCGTGGCTCTGGTCACATCCGGCCCGGGCGCCACGAATACCGTGACGGGCATTGCCAATGCGTACTGCGATTCCATCCCCATGGTCGTGATTACTGGCCAGGTGCCGACCCCGCTGATCGGCAACGACGCGTTCCAGGAAGTGGATATCGTCGGCATTACGCGGCCGTGCACCAAGCACAACTACCTGGTGAAGGACGTCGACCAGCTCGCGACGGTCATCCGTCAGGCATTCTATCTCGCGCGCTCGGGCCGGCCTGGTCCTGTCCTTGTGGATCTGCCCAAGGACGTGGTGCAGGCCAAGACCAAATTTGTCTACCCCAAGTCGGTGAAGATGCGCAGCTACAACCCCACCATCAAGCCCAACAAGCTGCAGCTGAAAAAGGCCGTGGACATGTTCCTCGACGCCAAGCGGCCTCTGTTCTACGTGGGCGGCGGGGTCATCTCCTCCAACGGCAGCGAGGAGCTCTCCTGGCTGGCCAGGAACCTGAACATCCCGGTCACGGCCACCCTCATGGGGCTCGGCGCGTTTCCCGGCGACGATCCGTTGTTCCTGGGCATGCTCGGCATGCACGGCACCTACGCCGCCAACATGGGCATCAACAACTGCGACGTGATGATCGCCGTGGGCGCGCGCTTTGACGACCGGGTGACCGGCAAGCTCGACGCCTTTGCTCCGGAAGCCAAGATCGTGCACGTGGACATCGACCCCACCTCCATCCGCAAGAACGTGCGCGTGGACGTGCCCGTGGTCTCGGACTGCCTGGAAGCGCTCAAGGGTTTCAAGGAGCTGGCGCAGGCCCGACTGGATGAGAAAGACTGGAAAAAGGTCCATCAGCCCTGGGTGGACCAGGTGCAGGGCTGGAAGGTCGAGCATCCCCTGACCTACAAGATCGATCCGGAGTGCAACAAGGATTCCGGGGACGGCAAGATCAAGCCGCAGTTCGTGGTCGAGACCATCTACGAGCTCTCCAAGGGCGACGCCATCATCGCCACCGAGGTGGGTCAGAACCAGATGTGGGCTGCCCAGTTCTACCACTACAACAAGCCGCGCACGCTGCTTACCTCCGGCGGTCTGGGAACCATGGGCTACGGCTTCCCGGCGGCCATCGGCGCGCAGCTCGCCTTCCCGGACAAGCTCGTGGTGGACATCGCCGGCGACGGCTCCATCCAGATGAACATCCAGGAACTCATCACCGCGGTGTGCAACGATCTGCCCGTAAAGATCGTCATCCTGAACAACACCTATCTGGGCATGGTGCGTCAGTGGCAGGAGCTGTTCTACGCCAGGAACTACTGCGCAACCTGCATGGATGCGCAGCCCGACTTCGTGGCTCTGGCAAAGGCCTACGGCGCCGAAGGCTACCGTATCACCGAGCCCGAGGATGTAAAACCCGTGCTCCAGGAAGCCTTTGCCCTGCCCAAGGCCTGTATCATCGACGTCCGCGTCACCAAGGAGGAGAATGTCTACCCCATGGTGCCTGCTGGCGCGTCGCTCACCGAAATGCTCCTCGTCTAA
- the ilvN gene encoding acetolactate synthase small subunit translates to MRHVLSVLVENEPGVLSRISGLFSGRGFNIETLNVGPTLEEGVSLMTITTTGDNQIIEQIIKQLRKLITVIKVVDLTEMQAVEREMMLIKVNAENGNRAEILRTVDIFRCKVVDVATTEMTIEVTGNQGKLCALVNLLSRFGIKEIARTGTVALKRSMQLD, encoded by the coding sequence ATGCGACACGTGCTCTCAGTCCTCGTGGAGAACGAGCCCGGAGTCCTCTCCCGCATATCCGGGCTGTTCAGCGGACGGGGATTCAATATCGAAACGTTGAACGTGGGACCCACCCTTGAGGAAGGGGTCTCGCTGATGACCATAACCACAACCGGCGATAACCAGATCATCGAGCAGATCATCAAGCAGCTGCGCAAGCTCATCACCGTCATCAAGGTGGTGGACCTGACCGAAATGCAGGCCGTGGAACGCGAGATGATGCTGATCAAGGTCAACGCCGAGAATGGAAACCGCGCGGAGATTCTGCGCACCGTGGACATCTTCCGCTGCAAGGTGGTGGATGTGGCCACGACCGAGATGACCATCGAGGTAACGGGCAACCAGGGCAAGCTTTGCGCCCTTGTGAACCTGCTGTCCCGTTTCGGCATCAAGGAGATCGCTCGCACGGGCACCGTCGCCCTCAAGCGGTCCATGCAGCTAGATTAG
- the ilvC gene encoding ketol-acid reductoisomerase: MKVFYEQDADLGFLADKTVAVIGYGSQGHAHAQNLRDSGVNVIVGQRPGGRNYELAKEHGFAPMDAAEAAAKADCIMILVPDQHQAAIYNEAIAPTVSGKTLFFAHGFNIHFSQIMPPADVDVVMVAPKGPGHLVRRVYEQGGGVPCLVAVHQDASGKAMDTALAYAKGIGGTRSGVLQTSFTEETETDLFGEQAVLCGGLSELIQAGFETLVNAGYQPEIAYFECLHEVKLIVDLIYEGGLANMRYSISDTAEYGDYSRGPRVITQETREEMKKILGEIQSGAFAKEFILENMGGRAQFLTTRRRQSETQIEQVGAKLRSMMSWLKK; this comes from the coding sequence ATGAAAGTCTTTTACGAACAAGATGCTGATCTTGGTTTTCTCGCTGACAAAACCGTCGCCGTCATCGGCTACGGCAGCCAGGGGCACGCCCACGCGCAGAACCTGCGCGATTCCGGCGTCAACGTCATCGTGGGCCAGCGCCCCGGCGGACGCAACTACGAGCTGGCCAAGGAGCACGGCTTCGCACCCATGGACGCCGCCGAGGCGGCCGCCAAGGCCGACTGCATCATGATCCTCGTGCCCGACCAGCACCAGGCCGCCATCTACAACGAGGCCATCGCACCCACCGTGTCCGGCAAGACCCTGTTCTTCGCCCACGGCTTCAACATCCACTTCTCCCAGATCATGCCCCCGGCCGACGTGGACGTGGTCATGGTCGCGCCCAAGGGCCCGGGCCATCTCGTGCGCCGCGTGTACGAGCAGGGCGGCGGCGTGCCCTGCCTCGTGGCCGTGCATCAGGACGCCTCCGGCAAGGCGATGGACACCGCGCTGGCATACGCCAAGGGCATCGGCGGCACCCGCTCCGGCGTGCTCCAGACCTCCTTCACCGAAGAGACCGAGACCGACCTGTTCGGTGAGCAGGCCGTGCTCTGCGGCGGTCTTTCCGAGCTGATCCAGGCCGGCTTCGAGACCCTGGTCAACGCCGGCTACCAGCCCGAGATCGCCTACTTTGAATGCCTGCACGAGGTGAAGCTGATCGTGGATCTGATCTACGAGGGCGGTTTGGCCAACATGCGCTACTCCATCAGCGACACGGCCGAGTACGGCGACTACAGCCGCGGCCCGCGCGTCATCACCCAGGAGACCCGCGAGGAGATGAAGAAGATCCTCGGCGAGATCCAGAGCGGCGCATTCGCCAAGGAGTTCATCCTGGAGAACATGGGCGGCCGGGCGCAGTTCCTCACCACGCGCCGCCGTCAGTCCGAGACCCAGATCGAGCAGGTGGGCGCCAAGCTGCGCTCCATGATGAGCTGGCTCAAGAAGTAA
- a CDS encoding DUF3089 domain-containing protein, producing MHKVIASLSLLVQSLLILACCVLPAQALPSFDPADAPPAPDYSQRSSWLAIPDGAPDKAMDVFWVYPTVLMDDDHWLMELDDAASRKGAQRTIDQQASVFTENANLYAPLYRQMNLAGLSLSDEEREERLSYAHKDVKNALLYYISHYNNGRPFIIAGHSQGSNILTDIMVDSWGSLDGEKNMVAAYLIGWSITGEDLEHNPRMRICKSADQTGCFITYNSIAPGKQDVAPTILPGAVVVNPLSWTTDTERAPATRNLGAVFFSDNGEAAVYPHFASAQVQNGGLAVIPADTSRVQCKGSSFPEGVYHVYDYSLFYENLKANAMERLRAFESKSQ from the coding sequence ATGCATAAGGTTATTGCGTCGTTATCACTGCTTGTCCAGTCGCTGCTCATCCTTGCCTGCTGTGTGCTGCCGGCGCAGGCCCTGCCGTCGTTCGACCCGGCGGACGCGCCTCCTGCGCCGGACTACTCCCAACGCTCAAGCTGGCTCGCCATCCCGGACGGCGCGCCGGACAAGGCCATGGACGTCTTCTGGGTCTACCCTACGGTGCTCATGGACGACGACCACTGGCTCATGGAGCTGGACGACGCCGCAAGCCGCAAGGGCGCGCAGCGCACCATTGACCAGCAGGCCAGCGTATTTACGGAAAACGCCAATCTCTACGCACCGTTGTATCGGCAGATGAACCTGGCCGGGCTGAGTCTCTCGGACGAAGAGCGTGAGGAACGCTTGAGCTACGCCCACAAGGACGTGAAAAACGCGCTGCTGTATTACATCTCGCATTACAACAACGGCCGCCCCTTCATCATTGCCGGCCACAGCCAGGGCTCCAACATCCTCACCGACATCATGGTGGACAGCTGGGGCTCCCTGGACGGCGAGAAGAACATGGTTGCGGCCTATCTCATCGGCTGGTCCATCACGGGCGAGGATCTGGAGCACAACCCCAGGATGCGTATCTGCAAAAGCGCCGACCAGACCGGCTGCTTCATCACCTACAACAGCATCGCGCCCGGAAAGCAGGACGTTGCGCCCACCATCCTGCCCGGAGCCGTGGTCGTGAACCCGCTTTCCTGGACCACGGATACTGAACGTGCTCCGGCCACGCGCAATCTTGGGGCTGTGTTCTTCTCCGACAACGGCGAGGCCGCGGTCTATCCGCACTTCGCTTCGGCCCAGGTGCAGAACGGCGGTCTGGCCGTGATTCCCGCGGATACATCTCGGGTGCAGTGCAAGGGCTCGTCGTTTCCGGAAGGGGTTTACCACGTCTACGACTACTCCCTGTTCTACGAGAACCTGAAGGCCAACGCCATGGAGCGGTTGCGCGCTTTCGAGTCGAAGTCGCAGTAG
- a CDS encoding FHA domain-containing protein — translation MADIGKEKPREKAQAAAPGGGKLVLAYDDNRIEIGPGKDMPRKASLGRDSSSQLVIPYNYVSRRHASVELVRDRYVFTDHSANGTYIHPEGGESLLVHGGKMFLEGSGYMSLGQSQIDEMKHVVHYQVIKGS, via the coding sequence ATGGCAGACATCGGAAAAGAGAAACCCCGGGAGAAGGCGCAGGCTGCGGCTCCAGGCGGCGGCAAGCTGGTCCTGGCCTACGACGACAACCGGATTGAGATCGGTCCGGGCAAGGACATGCCGCGTAAGGCTTCCCTGGGACGCGACAGCAGCAGCCAGCTCGTCATCCCCTACAACTACGTTTCCCGGCGCCACGCCTCGGTGGAGCTCGTCCGCGACCGCTATGTCTTCACAGACCACAGCGCCAACGGCACCTACATCCACCCGGAGGGGGGCGAGTCCCTGCTCGTCCACGGCGGTAAGATGTTCCTGGAAGGCTCCGGCTACATGAGCCTGGGTCAGAGCCAGATCGACGAGATGAAGCACGTGGTCCATTACCAGGTCATCAAGGGCTCATAG
- a CDS encoding SH3 domain-containing protein, giving the protein MRHAFRSVLLLVALVSVICLALPAAAQCPPGQAWFKGKCRPVFPEGSAPTPQGRMMVVTATALNMRSCPSLRCGVVGVLHNGQVVEVFGSDNGFSRVTVPDTGATGWTSDRYLAPTRQSPAPGPGRGRPPLTEPRYDY; this is encoded by the coding sequence ATGCGACACGCATTCCGTTCCGTCCTGCTGCTCGTGGCGCTTGTCAGCGTCATCTGCCTGGCGCTTCCGGCCGCGGCGCAGTGCCCGCCCGGGCAGGCGTGGTTCAAAGGCAAATGCCGCCCCGTCTTTCCGGAGGGCAGCGCCCCCACACCCCAGGGCCGGATGATGGTGGTCACGGCCACGGCGTTGAACATGCGCTCCTGCCCCAGCCTGCGCTGCGGCGTGGTGGGCGTGCTCCACAACGGCCAGGTGGTGGAGGTCTTCGGCAGCGACAACGGCTTCAGCCGCGTGACCGTGCCGGATACCGGCGCCACCGGCTGGACCTCGGACCGCTATCTGGCGCCCACACGCCAGTCCCCTGCGCCGGGCCCCGGACGGGGACGGCCGCCGCTGACCGAGCCGCGCTACGATTATTAG
- a CDS encoding TRAP transporter permease: MTDSQTVPAGAHGGTEQDIDSETLAIKRVLAGRTARIVYVVGILCSLFHLWVNTVGIMPEIQRNAVHYAFILFLGFLQYPLLKRKADKSIAIDYGLAILAFAVGFYLVFFEDALHARNEVPNMVDLIAAGLAIILMLEVTRRTTGLLIPALCVIALSYSLFLGRAFGGLWHFPGVTIERILYRMYFAPDGLFGTIATISSTFVFLFVLFAAFLIKSGAGEFIIDLAMAVMGRLTGGPAKMAVFASGIMGSISGSAVANTVGTGSITIPMMKRMGFKPQFAGGIEAAASTGGQLMPPIMGAGAFIMSQWTQIPYLTIVGVAFIPAIMYFVSVAFFIHLRAKRRGLEPLSSDEIPKVREVLKRGWNFFIPIGVLIGLLMLRYTPTFAACGGIASIVVASWLNPRTRMSFRDIMDALSMGAQNMVTTGIILLCSGIIIGVVLMVGMGIKFSMLIQSISQGSLMLTIILVALASLILGMGLPVTASYIVLAVLAAPAMTMLGTSTIAAHMLIFWYSQDANVTPPVCLAAYSAAGIAGAKPLATGFESWKLAKALYIIPLLFCYSPLLFEGPTWQVVETAVLGLGGLFCFAVFFEGYNQRMLSWPARVFYLGCAAAMLWPDLRLHALGAAAFIAGSVMEVTVFRPGRSAAVVAVQKE; encoded by the coding sequence ATGACGGATTCGCAGACTGTCCCTGCTGGTGCGCACGGGGGCACGGAACAGGACATCGACAGCGAAACTCTGGCCATCAAGCGCGTGCTTGCCGGACGCACGGCCAGGATCGTCTACGTGGTGGGCATCCTCTGCTCGCTGTTCCATCTCTGGGTCAACACCGTGGGCATCATGCCGGAGATCCAGCGCAACGCGGTGCACTACGCGTTCATCCTGTTCCTCGGTTTTCTGCAGTACCCCCTGCTCAAGCGCAAGGCGGACAAGTCCATCGCCATCGACTACGGCCTGGCAATCCTGGCGTTCGCCGTGGGCTTCTACCTCGTGTTCTTCGAGGACGCGCTGCACGCGCGCAACGAGGTTCCCAATATGGTGGATCTCATTGCGGCCGGGCTGGCCATCATCCTCATGCTGGAGGTGACGCGCCGCACCACCGGCCTGCTCATCCCGGCGCTGTGCGTCATCGCCCTGTCCTACTCGCTCTTTCTGGGACGGGCCTTCGGCGGGCTCTGGCACTTCCCAGGCGTGACCATAGAACGCATCCTCTACCGCATGTACTTCGCGCCGGACGGGCTCTTCGGCACCATCGCCACCATCTCGTCCACCTTTGTCTTCCTCTTCGTGCTCTTCGCCGCGTTTCTCATCAAGTCCGGGGCCGGCGAGTTCATCATCGACCTGGCCATGGCCGTGATGGGCCGGCTCACCGGCGGTCCGGCCAAGATGGCCGTGTTCGCCAGCGGCATCATGGGCTCCATCTCGGGCAGCGCCGTGGCCAACACCGTGGGCACGGGCTCCATCACCATCCCCATGATGAAACGCATGGGCTTCAAGCCGCAGTTTGCCGGCGGCATCGAGGCCGCGGCATCCACAGGCGGCCAGCTCATGCCGCCGATCATGGGCGCCGGCGCGTTCATCATGAGCCAGTGGACGCAGATACCGTACCTGACCATTGTGGGCGTGGCCTTCATTCCGGCCATCATGTACTTTGTCTCTGTGGCGTTCTTCATCCACCTGCGCGCCAAACGCCGCGGGCTGGAGCCCCTGTCCAGCGACGAAATTCCCAAGGTGCGCGAGGTGCTGAAGCGGGGCTGGAACTTCTTCATCCCCATCGGCGTGCTCATCGGCCTGTTGATGCTGCGCTACACCCCCACCTTCGCAGCCTGCGGCGGCATCGCCTCCATCGTTGTCGCAAGCTGGCTGAACCCGCGCACCCGCATGAGCTTCAGGGACATCATGGACGCCCTGTCCATGGGCGCGCAGAACATGGTGACCACGGGCATCATCCTTCTGTGCTCGGGCATCATCATCGGCGTGGTGCTCATGGTAGGCATGGGCATCAAGTTCTCCATGCTCATCCAGAGCATCTCCCAAGGCAGCCTGATGCTCACCATCATCCTGGTGGCGCTGGCCTCGCTCATCCTGGGCATGGGCCTGCCGGTCACGGCCTCGTACATCGTGCTGGCCGTGCTGGCCGCGCCGGCCATGACCATGCTCGGCACTTCCACCATCGCCGCGCACATGCTCATCTTCTGGTACTCGCAGGACGCCAACGTCACCCCGCCGGTCTGCCTGGCAGCGTACAGCGCGGCCGGCATTGCCGGAGCCAAGCCCTTAGCCACCGGGTTCGAATCGTGGAAGCTGGCCAAAGCGCTGTACATCATCCCCCTGCTCTTCTGCTACTCGCCGCTCCTGTTCGAGGGGCCCACGTGGCAGGTTGTGGAGACGGCCGTTCTCGGCCTGGGCGGCCTGTTCTGCTTCGCCGTGTTCTTCGAGGGCTACAACCAGCGCATGCTCAGCTGGCCGGCGCGGGTGTTCTACCTGGGCTGCGCCGCAGCCATGCTCTGGCCCGATCTCAGGCTCCATGCCCTGGGCGCCGCGGCCTTCATCGCCGGGTCGGTGATGGAGGTCACCGTGTTCAGGCCCGGCCGGTCCGCCGCTGTGGTCGCCGTCCAAAAGGAGTAG
- a CDS encoding TAXI family TRAP transporter solute-binding subunit: MYQRVLSIFIALAIVFTVAGPQSAQADDNNLIIATATTGGTYYPVGVAIGTLLSIKLAKDNGITATAINSAGSGENVQMLKNKEADLAILQALFGLNAYQGKGPYEGNAYKDFRAITMLWENVEHFALLNDHVKTGTIEDLKGLDGKFSIGKRGSGTEGSGRTILTALGIDPDSLSLEYLGYNPSAQAMMDGRIVGANIPAGPPAAAITQLYAQLGADEVTVLDFTDEQLATIDKEYPIWGRYVIKAGTYPSQEKDINTISQPNFLACRADLPDETVYQITKTIYENLPFLHNIHKATMAMSLDRATKGLPAPLHPGAEKYYREVGIIK, from the coding sequence ATGTACCAACGCGTTCTTTCGATTTTCATCGCTCTCGCCATTGTCTTTACCGTGGCCGGTCCCCAGTCCGCACAGGCTGACGACAACAACCTGATCATCGCCACAGCCACCACAGGCGGCACCTACTACCCTGTGGGCGTTGCCATCGGCACGCTGCTCTCCATCAAGCTGGCCAAGGACAACGGCATCACCGCCACGGCCATCAACTCGGCCGGCTCGGGCGAAAACGTCCAGATGCTCAAAAACAAGGAGGCCGACCTCGCCATCCTGCAGGCGCTCTTCGGTCTGAACGCGTACCAGGGCAAGGGGCCGTACGAAGGCAATGCATATAAGGACTTCCGCGCCATCACCATGCTCTGGGAGAACGTGGAGCACTTCGCCCTGCTCAACGACCACGTCAAGACCGGCACCATCGAGGACCTCAAAGGCCTGGACGGCAAGTTCTCCATCGGCAAGCGCGGCAGCGGCACCGAAGGCTCCGGCCGCACCATCCTTACAGCCCTGGGCATCGACCCCGACTCCCTAAGCCTGGAGTACCTTGGCTACAATCCCTCGGCCCAGGCCATGATGGACGGCCGTATCGTGGGCGCGAACATTCCGGCCGGCCCGCCTGCCGCCGCCATCACGCAGCTCTATGCGCAGCTCGGCGCCGACGAGGTGACCGTGCTCGACTTCACGGACGAGCAGCTCGCCACCATCGACAAGGAGTACCCCATCTGGGGCCGCTATGTGATCAAGGCGGGCACCTATCCCAGCCAGGAGAAGGACATCAACACCATCTCCCAGCCCAACTTCCTGGCCTGCCGCGCCGATCTGCCTGACGAGACGGTCTACCAGATCACCAAGACCATCTACGAGAACCTGCCGTTCCTGCACAACATCCACAAGGCGACCATGGCCATGAGCCTGGATCGAGCCACCAAGGGCCTGCCGGCGCCGCTGCACCCCGGCGCGGAGAAGTACTACCGCGAGGTCGGCATCATCAAATAA